The sequence CCGAGAAGCTCGGTCGTAAGAATGCGTTGTCGCTGCCGAAGCTGAAGAAGATCGTGGTCAACATGGGCGTCGGCGCCGCGATCAGCGAGAAGAAGTACATGGAAGAGGCCCTCCTGGCCATTACGCAGATCACCGGCCAAAAGCCGCTGGTCACGCGCAGCCGCCAGGCCGTGGCCGGTTTCCGTCTTCGCGAGAACATGGACATCGGCTGCAAGGTCACGTTGCGTGGCAACCGCATGTACGAGTTTCTCGATCGGTTGATTTCGCTGGCGTTGCCCCGCGTGAGAGATTTTCGCGGTTTGAGCCCCAAGGCGTTCGACGGCCATGGCAATTACAGCCTGGGCCTGCAAGAGCAGTTGGTGTTCCCGGAACTCAACCCCGACAAGTTCAGTCGCGTGCAAGGCATGAACGTCACGCTGGTGACGTCGACCAATAGCAATGACGAGGCCCGCGAGCTGTTGCGAGCGATGGGTCTGCCGTTCAAGCAGGAAGAGACACCCGATGGCCGTGTAGGTGCGGCCTGAGTTTGCCGTCGCAGCGGTCGGCAACAAGACCGCGGCGCAGGCAAGTTGAACCACAGGCCCGCAAGCATTCAAAGAATCGTAAGAACGTACTGGAAGACGCATGGCAAGCAAATCGAAGATCGCAAAGGCGAATCGCACGCCGAAGTTCACGTCGCGGCGAGAGTCGCGTTGCAAGCTTTGCGGCCGACCGCGTGCGGTGTACCGCAAATTTGGCATCTGCCGGATATGTGTCCGGAAGTTGGCCGACCAGGGCTTGATACCCGGACTGAAGAAGGCGAGCTGGTAAGGATCCCCCGACTATGATGACCGACCCTATCGCCGACATGTTAACCCGTATCCGCAACGCCGTGCGCGTGGAGCGGCCCGTGGTTGAGATGCCGCTGTCGAAGGTGAAACGCGGACTGGCCGAAGTCCTCAAGCGCGAGGGCTATATCTGGGACTGGGAAGAACTAGATGAAAAGCCGGGCAAGCAACTGCGGCTGCACCTGAAATATGGCCCCAACGGCGAGATGGTGATTCGCCATCTCAAGCGCGTGAGCAAACCGGGCCGCCGCATTTACAGCGGTGCGGATCGCCTGCGCCCGGTGCTGAACGGGCTGGGAATTTCGATTATCAGCACCAGCCGCGGCGTGGTCAGCGATCGCGAAGCGCGGCAGCGGAATCTGGGCGGAGAGGTTCTGTGCGAATTGTGGTAGCCGGTGGCCCGCAAACGGGCGAATAGGCACGAGACAGCATAAAGGCGTCAGACAATGTCCCGGATTGGAAAAAAACCCGTCGCCGTACCGGCCGGCCTGAAGGTCGAGGTCGCGAAGCAGCGCATCGCGGTCGAAGGCCCCTTAGGCAAGCTGGACTTGAATTTCCGGCCGGAAATTGGCGTCAGCTTCGACGACAAGGCACGCATCTTGCAAGTCACGCGCGACAACGAGTCGCGCCAGTCGCGCGCTTTGCACGGGCTAACCCGGGCCATGATTCAAAACATGGTCGACGGCGTCACCAATGGGTACGAAAAGAAGCTGGAAATCGTCGGCGTCGGTTACTTGGCCGCCTTGCAGGGTAACAACCTGCAACTGCGCGTCGGCTTTGCCAACGAAGTACACAAGCCGATTCCCGCCGGACTCAAGGTAACTTGCCCCGATCAGACCCATATCGTGATCAAGGGCGTCGACAAACAAAAGGTCGGCCAGTTTGCCGCCGAGGTCCGCTCCGTGCGGAAGCCAGAACCCTACAAGGGCAAGGGTATTCGCTACGATGGCGAGGTTGTCCGTCGCAAGGCTGGTAAGGCTGTCACCAAGTAAAGGCTGTAGGGAATTCAGAGACGCCATCGCGTCAGGTCGTAGAGCATGAACCACGAGAAAACAAATCGTTTGCAGCGTGACCGTCGCGGCTTCCGAGTGCGCAATCGCGTCAAAGCCGATTCGACGCGCCCCCGGCTGTCGGTGTTCCGCAGCCACAAGCACGTCTACGCGCAAATCATCGACGATCACGACGGGCGCACCTTGGCGGCGGCCAGCACGGCCCAGAAGGATCTGGTCAGCGGTGTGAAGTACGGTGGCAACAAGGCCGCCGCACAAACCGTCGGGCGGGTCATCGCCGAACAGGCGCTGGCGGCCGGCATCAAGGACGTCGCCTTCGATCGCCGCGAGTACCAATATCACGGGCGCGTCCAGGCATTGGCCGCGGCTGCGCGCGAGGCGGGCTTGAACTTCTAAGATCGCGGTAATTTCTAAGATCGCAACGG comes from Pirellulales bacterium and encodes:
- the rplR gene encoding 50S ribosomal protein L18, translating into MNHEKTNRLQRDRRGFRVRNRVKADSTRPRLSVFRSHKHVYAQIIDDHDGRTLAAASTAQKDLVSGVKYGGNKAAAQTVGRVIAEQALAAGIKDVAFDRREYQYHGRVQALAAAAREAGLNF
- the rplE gene encoding 50S ribosomal protein L5, with protein sequence MCAAKKKSAEKTGDERPAGPSTPPRLRERYHKEVLPALAEKLGRKNALSLPKLKKIVVNMGVGAAISEKKYMEEALLAITQITGQKPLVTRSRQAVAGFRLRENMDIGCKVTLRGNRMYEFLDRLISLALPRVRDFRGLSPKAFDGHGNYSLGLQEQLVFPELNPDKFSRVQGMNVTLVTSTNSNDEARELLRAMGLPFKQEETPDGRVGAA
- the rplF gene encoding 50S ribosomal protein L6, with translation MSRIGKKPVAVPAGLKVEVAKQRIAVEGPLGKLDLNFRPEIGVSFDDKARILQVTRDNESRQSRALHGLTRAMIQNMVDGVTNGYEKKLEIVGVGYLAALQGNNLQLRVGFANEVHKPIPAGLKVTCPDQTHIVIKGVDKQKVGQFAAEVRSVRKPEPYKGKGIRYDGEVVRRKAGKAVTK
- the rpsH gene encoding 30S ribosomal protein S8, which encodes MMTDPIADMLTRIRNAVRVERPVVEMPLSKVKRGLAEVLKREGYIWDWEELDEKPGKQLRLHLKYGPNGEMVIRHLKRVSKPGRRIYSGADRLRPVLNGLGISIISTSRGVVSDREARQRNLGGEVLCELW
- a CDS encoding type Z 30S ribosomal protein S14, encoding MASKSKIAKANRTPKFTSRRESRCKLCGRPRAVYRKFGICRICVRKLADQGLIPGLKKASW